The following proteins are encoded in a genomic region of Cellulomonas sp. ES6:
- a CDS encoding glycosyltransferase 87 family protein, which produces MHAWIGYVGTVLIPTKAFWDVDLYRWWMWQGLHEGVWPVLSGDWVYPAGAVLPMLAPALVVDAVDTRAYAVAWTVLIAAANAAAVGVLLRGTRVPARDARPGADGGVVGVVTGPPGHDPAAGAWWWLAFVLLLGPVAVGRLDAVVAPVVVVALTLALRRPAVASALLTAGAWIKVAPGALLLPLVLVVRRPWRDLVLPAALVCVAVATAVVAGGGAAHLTSFLTEQGDRGLQVEAVAATPWVLAGLGSPDVRVVLNQAITTWEITGPGTAAVAGALGLLLPLALAAVTALLAWVRLRAGDRLDTAGFLARGALLVAVTLIVANKVGSPQFVGWLAGPVVVGLARPGAAGARAWRLPAALVLVVAALTQWVFPVTYDGITAQQAGPSLLLVLRNVLLVVLAVVVARDVVRTGRAPATTTARVSAPAA; this is translated from the coding sequence GTGCACGCCTGGATCGGGTACGTCGGGACCGTCCTCATCCCGACAAAGGCGTTCTGGGACGTCGACCTGTACCGCTGGTGGATGTGGCAGGGGCTGCACGAGGGCGTGTGGCCGGTGCTGAGCGGCGACTGGGTGTACCCGGCCGGCGCGGTGCTGCCGATGCTCGCGCCGGCGCTGGTGGTCGACGCCGTCGACACCCGCGCGTACGCCGTCGCGTGGACGGTGCTGATCGCGGCCGCCAACGCCGCGGCCGTCGGGGTGCTGCTGCGCGGGACGCGCGTGCCGGCCCGGGACGCGCGGCCGGGGGCGGACGGCGGCGTCGTCGGGGTGGTCACCGGCCCGCCGGGGCACGACCCCGCGGCGGGCGCGTGGTGGTGGCTGGCGTTCGTCCTGCTGCTCGGCCCCGTGGCGGTGGGCCGCCTCGACGCGGTGGTCGCGCCGGTGGTGGTCGTCGCGCTCACGCTCGCGCTGCGCCGGCCGGCGGTCGCCTCGGCCCTGCTGACGGCCGGCGCGTGGATCAAGGTCGCCCCCGGCGCCCTGCTGCTGCCGCTGGTGCTCGTGGTGCGGCGGCCGTGGCGCGACCTCGTGCTGCCGGCCGCGCTGGTGTGCGTCGCCGTGGCGACGGCCGTCGTCGCGGGCGGCGGGGCCGCGCACCTGACGTCGTTCCTCACCGAGCAGGGCGATCGGGGGCTCCAGGTCGAGGCGGTCGCGGCCACGCCGTGGGTGCTGGCCGGACTCGGGTCGCCGGACGTGCGCGTGGTGCTCAACCAGGCGATCACCACGTGGGAGATCACCGGCCCCGGCACGGCCGCCGTGGCCGGGGCGCTCGGCCTGCTGCTGCCGCTGGCCCTCGCGGCCGTCACCGCGCTGCTCGCGTGGGTGCGGCTGCGCGCCGGGGACCGGCTGGACACCGCGGGGTTCCTCGCCCGCGGTGCGCTGCTGGTGGCCGTGACGCTGATCGTGGCGAACAAGGTCGGGTCGCCGCAGTTCGTGGGGTGGCTGGCCGGTCCCGTGGTCGTCGGCCTGGCCCGGCCCGGCGCGGCGGGCGCGCGCGCCTGGCGGCTGCCCGCGGCGCTGGTGCTCGTCGTGGCGGCCCTCACCCAGTGGGTGTTCCCCGTGACCTACGACGGGATCACGGCGCAGCAGGCCGGGCCGTCGCTCCTGCTGGTGCTGCGCAACGTGCTGCTGGTGGTCCTCGCGGTCGTGGTGGCGCGGGACGTCGTCCGCACGGGACGGGCCCCGGCCACCACGACCGCGCGGGTCAGCGCACCTGCGGCATGA
- a CDS encoding solute carrier family 23 protein → MSAFGWRVHGDGRSVAPGAVVAPEERLSWPRTIGIGMQHVVAMFGATFLVPLLTGFSPATTLLFSAIGTVTFLLVTGNRLPSYLGSSFAFIGPIVAATASGGQSAAVGGILVTGVLLAAVGLVVHLAGSRWIDVVMPPVVTGTVVALIGFNLAPTAWGSCDAEGVCSGFRAAPVTALATLGAIVLAAVLFRGILGRLSILVGVVVGYVVAWVRGEVDFAAVGDAAWFGLPDFVTPTFEPHLLGLFLPVVFVLIAENVGHVKSVAAMTDRNLDHLTGRALFADGLATTFAGLGGGSGTTTYAENIGVMAATKVYSTAAYWVAAATALVLSLSPKFGELINTIPPGVLGGATTVLYGMIGVLGARIWVQNKVDFSDPVNLTTAAVALVIGIANFTWTAGDLQFAGIALGTAAAIGVYHVMRAVARWRGTSQEPASPASVPGGTELEGRTR, encoded by the coding sequence GTGAGCGCGTTCGGGTGGCGGGTGCACGGCGACGGCAGGAGCGTCGCCCCGGGGGCGGTCGTCGCCCCGGAGGAGCGGTTGAGCTGGCCCCGGACCATCGGGATCGGCATGCAGCACGTCGTCGCGATGTTCGGCGCGACGTTCCTGGTGCCGCTGCTGACCGGCTTCTCGCCGGCGACGACGCTGCTGTTCTCGGCGATCGGCACCGTGACGTTCCTGCTGGTCACGGGCAACCGGCTGCCGTCCTACCTCGGGTCGAGCTTCGCGTTCATCGGCCCGATCGTCGCGGCGACCGCCTCGGGCGGCCAGTCCGCCGCGGTCGGCGGCATCCTCGTGACCGGCGTGCTGCTCGCGGCGGTCGGCCTGGTGGTGCACCTCGCGGGGTCCCGGTGGATCGACGTCGTGATGCCCCCGGTGGTCACCGGCACCGTCGTCGCGCTCATCGGCTTCAACCTCGCCCCCACGGCGTGGGGGTCGTGCGACGCGGAGGGCGTGTGCAGCGGGTTCCGCGCCGCCCCCGTGACGGCGCTCGCGACCCTCGGCGCGATCGTCCTCGCGGCCGTGCTGTTCCGGGGCATCCTCGGCCGGCTGTCCATCCTCGTCGGCGTGGTCGTCGGGTACGTCGTCGCCTGGGTGCGCGGCGAGGTCGACTTCGCCGCCGTGGGTGACGCCGCCTGGTTCGGCCTGCCGGACTTCGTGACGCCGACGTTCGAGCCGCACCTGCTCGGCCTGTTCCTCCCGGTCGTCTTCGTGCTGATCGCCGAGAACGTCGGGCACGTGAAGTCGGTCGCCGCGATGACGGACCGCAACCTCGACCACCTGACCGGCCGCGCCCTGTTCGCCGACGGCCTGGCCACCACGTTCGCGGGCCTCGGCGGCGGCTCGGGCACCACCACGTACGCCGAGAACATCGGCGTCATGGCGGCCACCAAGGTGTACTCGACGGCCGCGTACTGGGTGGCCGCCGCCACCGCGCTGGTCCTCAGCCTGTCGCCCAAGTTCGGCGAGCTCATCAACACCATCCCGCCCGGGGTGCTCGGCGGGGCCACGACGGTCCTCTACGGCATGATCGGCGTGCTCGGCGCCCGGATCTGGGTGCAGAACAAGGTCGACTTCTCCGACCCGGTGAACCTCACGACCGCCGCCGTCGCGCTGGTCATCGGCATCGCGAACTTCACCTGGACGGCGGGCGACCTGCAGTTCGCCGGCATCGCGCTGGGCACGGCCGCGGCGATCGGCGTCTACCACGTCATGCGGGCCGTGGCCCGGTGGCGCGGCACGAGCCAGGAGCCCGCGTCGCCGGCCTCCGTCCCGGGCGGCACGGAGCTCGAGGGCCGGACGCGCTGA
- a CDS encoding LytR C-terminal domain-containing protein: MSTDRTPDAARQRRRRHTRERQAVVFGVLLAGLGVAAAGAGAVYTGNLELPFLTRDFSSPEPTGLAVADSPCPPEGATPVPYGQITVNVYNSTNRVGLAGDTGDALESRGFVIGAEANARGAGYATYPDTALIQFGSQGVAAAYTVAAQFDSPQLVLDTREDATVDVVVGAAFNNLVAAADVVLTPDQPFAVPEGCIALDQVTARPQPTPTAPATTAPPAG, translated from the coding sequence ATGAGCACTGACCGCACCCCCGACGCCGCCCGGCAGCGACGCCGCCGGCACACCCGTGAGCGCCAGGCCGTCGTGTTCGGCGTGCTGCTGGCCGGCCTCGGCGTCGCCGCCGCCGGCGCGGGCGCCGTCTACACGGGCAACCTCGAGCTGCCGTTCCTGACGCGGGACTTCTCGTCCCCGGAGCCGACCGGCCTGGCCGTCGCGGACTCGCCCTGCCCGCCGGAGGGCGCCACGCCGGTGCCCTACGGGCAGATCACCGTGAACGTGTACAACAGCACGAACCGCGTCGGGCTGGCCGGCGACACCGGCGACGCGCTCGAGTCCCGCGGCTTCGTCATCGGCGCCGAGGCGAACGCCCGCGGCGCCGGCTACGCCACGTACCCGGACACGGCGCTCATCCAGTTCGGGTCGCAGGGCGTCGCCGCCGCCTACACCGTGGCCGCGCAGTTCGACTCCCCGCAGCTGGTGCTCGACACCCGCGAGGACGCCACGGTCGACGTGGTGGTCGGCGCCGCGTTCAACAACCTGGTCGCCGCCGCGGACGTCGTCCTGACGCCGGACCAGCCGTTTGCCGTGCCGGAGGGCTGCATCGCCCTGGACCAGGTCACGGCGCGGCCGCAGCCGACGCCGACCGCCCCGGCGACCACCGCGCCGCCCGCGGGCTGA
- a CDS encoding type II toxin-antitoxin system VapB family antitoxin, whose product MIFKSVGEGRPYPDHGLVTPKQWADVPPRQVRLDELVTTKRTLNLDNLLSEDSTFYGDLFAHVVQWRGVLYLEDGLHRAVRAALQQRPVLHARVLVIETDEH is encoded by the coding sequence GTGATCTTCAAGTCGGTGGGCGAGGGCAGGCCCTATCCCGACCACGGGCTCGTGACGCCCAAGCAGTGGGCGGACGTGCCGCCGCGGCAGGTGCGGCTCGACGAGCTGGTCACGACCAAGCGCACCCTGAACCTCGACAACCTGCTGTCCGAGGACTCCACGTTCTACGGCGACCTGTTCGCCCACGTCGTGCAGTGGCGCGGCGTGCTCTACCTGGAGGACGGCCTGCACCGGGCGGTGCGCGCCGCGCTGCAGCAGCGGCCCGTGCTGCACGCGCGCGTCCTGGTGATCGAGACCGATGAGCACTGA
- a CDS encoding EAL domain-containing protein, whose protein sequence is MPLDERRRARTRVRVIVAVAVPVGLVLSLAVSAFDGHQRRDHAADEARARLAVTAEALVARWDMQLRLARTSALMLTPGPDDAWTATADAWESHLRVFVGPTGRTETIGGVAWIPAPADPADRAGLVDLVGGGTELPPGAVAAAQVVRLGPASLVDELVAGRTADPVAVRALEEALVASRDLGDVVVSEPYTADVGAAYDGADAGLVARAGAVGGMETAAVAPVFDGPDAPRSRGERVRRLLGWTVTTVRFDPLLALLDEPEDPTAVLDGDQLLGALPAGAGAAAVRAPVVRTRDVPVAGRTWTLVAAQSDVPGPLTWFPLLAGTVLTALVVGLLTSRAAAENRAVELAAERTRALADRTRDLESITRNTPDAIARVDVEARLRFANVAMRRAAQLTEDDIGLRAAELASRSPVMDAVRALANHMLAIASDPGADVEHDPRRLISMSAEHQGSWYEIRAVPERGPAGTVDSVLVVARDVTRFRDAQDRLTHAATHDPLTGLANRDVARERAVAALATSRVGTALLLLDLDRFKLVNDSYGHVVGDELLRRAAARVAAGLPHRATPARVGGDEFVVLLPDATPGVADAVASRIVAAFDEPFALHDEEFAVGCSVGVVHAPPGTMPWDELLRCADVAMYRAKAAGGGCHEWYEEQAADRARQRLTMAADLRRAVAEGEMALVYQAEVNLVHGRVEGVEALMRWTSRSRGPVPPAEFIPVAEETGLIGELGAWALDRALGEVVAHNRGTGADLRVWVNVSPRQFVGQKDRPDLVTLVVDLLAAHDAPAAWLGIEVTEGALADDTRVVPMLRALRELGVGVAVDDFGTGYSSLSRLHDYPVTLLKIDQSFVHGLGGSGPVGPRAAGVVEAVVALGRSLGADVIAEGVEDRTQHVALRELGCDLVQGYLFGRPCTFADAVRPPAAVDEPVPAAALAAEGAADAVAGVPGGL, encoded by the coding sequence ATGCCGCTCGACGAGCGCCGACGTGCCCGCACCCGCGTGCGCGTGATCGTCGCGGTGGCCGTGCCGGTCGGGCTGGTGCTGTCCCTCGCGGTCTCGGCGTTCGACGGGCACCAGCGGCGCGACCACGCGGCGGACGAGGCCCGCGCCCGGCTGGCCGTCACCGCCGAGGCGCTGGTGGCGCGGTGGGACATGCAGCTGCGCCTCGCGCGGACGTCGGCGCTGATGCTCACGCCCGGCCCCGACGACGCGTGGACGGCGACCGCCGACGCCTGGGAGTCGCACCTGCGGGTGTTCGTCGGCCCGACCGGCAGGACCGAGACGATCGGCGGGGTCGCCTGGATCCCGGCCCCTGCGGACCCGGCGGACCGCGCGGGGCTCGTCGACCTCGTCGGCGGCGGGACGGAGCTGCCGCCCGGAGCGGTGGCGGCCGCCCAGGTCGTGCGCCTCGGGCCGGCCTCGCTGGTCGACGAGCTCGTGGCCGGGCGCACCGCGGACCCCGTCGCCGTGCGCGCCCTCGAGGAGGCGCTCGTCGCGTCCCGCGACCTCGGGGACGTCGTCGTGTCCGAGCCGTACACCGCCGACGTCGGCGCCGCCTACGACGGGGCGGACGCGGGGCTGGTCGCCCGCGCCGGGGCCGTCGGGGGCATGGAGACGGCTGCCGTCGCGCCGGTGTTCGACGGCCCGGACGCTCCCCGGTCGCGCGGGGAGCGGGTCCGTCGCCTGCTCGGGTGGACGGTGACGACCGTGCGGTTCGACCCCCTCCTCGCCCTCCTCGACGAGCCGGAGGACCCCACCGCGGTGCTGGACGGCGACCAGCTGCTGGGGGCGCTGCCCGCCGGTGCGGGCGCCGCCGCGGTCCGGGCCCCGGTGGTGCGCACGCGGGACGTGCCCGTCGCCGGCCGCACCTGGACGCTGGTCGCGGCGCAGTCCGACGTGCCCGGGCCGCTGACGTGGTTCCCGCTGCTCGCCGGGACGGTGCTCACCGCCCTCGTCGTGGGGCTGCTGACGTCGCGCGCCGCGGCGGAGAACCGCGCCGTCGAGCTCGCCGCCGAGCGGACGCGGGCGCTCGCGGACCGGACGCGCGACCTGGAGTCGATCACCCGCAACACCCCGGACGCGATCGCCCGCGTGGACGTCGAGGCCCGGCTGCGGTTCGCGAACGTGGCCATGCGCCGGGCCGCGCAGCTCACGGAGGACGACATCGGGCTGCGGGCGGCCGAGCTCGCGTCCCGCTCCCCGGTGATGGACGCCGTGCGCGCGCTCGCGAACCACATGCTCGCGATCGCCTCCGACCCGGGCGCCGACGTCGAGCACGACCCCCGCCGCCTCATCAGCATGTCCGCGGAGCACCAGGGCAGCTGGTACGAGATCCGCGCCGTCCCGGAGCGCGGGCCGGCGGGGACCGTCGACTCGGTGCTGGTCGTCGCGCGCGACGTCACCCGGTTCCGCGACGCCCAGGACCGGCTCACGCACGCCGCCACCCACGACCCGCTCACCGGGCTGGCGAACCGGGACGTCGCCCGCGAGCGGGCCGTGGCGGCGCTCGCCACGTCGCGCGTCGGCACCGCTCTGCTGCTGCTGGACCTGGACCGGTTCAAGCTCGTCAACGACTCCTACGGGCACGTGGTGGGCGACGAGCTGCTGCGCCGCGCGGCCGCCCGGGTCGCCGCGGGCCTGCCGCACCGCGCCACGCCCGCCCGGGTCGGTGGCGACGAGTTCGTGGTGCTGCTGCCGGACGCCACGCCCGGGGTCGCGGACGCCGTGGCGTCGCGCATCGTCGCCGCGTTCGACGAGCCGTTCGCGCTGCACGACGAGGAGTTCGCCGTCGGGTGCAGCGTCGGCGTCGTCCACGCCCCGCCGGGGACCATGCCCTGGGACGAGCTGCTGCGGTGCGCGGACGTGGCGATGTACCGGGCGAAGGCCGCCGGCGGCGGCTGCCACGAGTGGTACGAGGAGCAGGCCGCCGACCGCGCGCGGCAGCGGCTCACCATGGCGGCCGACCTGCGCCGCGCGGTCGCGGAGGGGGAGATGGCCCTCGTGTACCAGGCGGAGGTCAACCTCGTGCACGGCCGGGTCGAGGGCGTCGAGGCGCTCATGCGGTGGACCAGCCGGTCCCGCGGTCCCGTGCCCCCGGCGGAGTTCATCCCGGTGGCGGAGGAGACCGGCCTGATCGGCGAGCTCGGCGCGTGGGCGCTGGACCGCGCGCTCGGCGAGGTCGTCGCGCACAACCGCGGCACCGGCGCGGACCTGCGGGTGTGGGTCAACGTCTCCCCGCGGCAGTTCGTCGGCCAGAAGGACCGCCCGGACCTGGTCACGCTCGTCGTCGACCTGCTCGCGGCGCACGACGCCCCCGCGGCGTGGCTCGGCATCGAGGTGACCGAGGGCGCGCTGGCCGACGACACGCGCGTGGTGCCGATGCTGCGCGCGCTGCGCGAGCTCGGCGTCGGGGTGGCCGTCGACGACTTCGGGACCGGGTACTCCTCCCTGTCCCGCCTGCACGACTACCCGGTCACCCTGCTGAAGATCGACCAGTCGTTCGTGCACGGCCTCGGCGGCTCCGGGCCGGTCGGGCCCCGCGCGGCGGGCGTGGTGGAGGCGGTGGTCGCGCTCGGCCGGTCGCTCGGCGCCGACGTCATCGCCGAGGGCGTCGAGGACCGCACCCAGCACGTCGCGCTGCGGGAGCTCGGCTGCGACCTCGTGCAGGGCTACCTGTTCGGGCGTCCCTGCACGTTCGCCGACGCGGTGCGGCCGCCGGCCGCCGTCGACGAGCCGGTCCCCGCGGCGGCGCTCGCCGCCGAGGGCGCCGCGGACGCCGTTGCCGGGGTGCCGGGCGGCCTCTGA